A DNA window from Syntrophobacterales bacterium contains the following coding sequences:
- a CDS encoding PTS sugar transporter subunit IIA, with protein sequence MNTLLDALQEGRLIELPDNNKDDALQFLAHIIEAIPSVRSGTDVVGLVTAREATVNTALSKGWAVPHARISGEGDLICVIGWSPVGIDYGAPGGTPVSIIAMFLVPDDQRNHYLREVSTLARALTTYAEMDKLCAAAELNDVRDILLDLISATSEAAGPDTRARMIQLQTKATVETAPVRDLSRFVIEPVTLVASPGSKSVVLTQNHELTVSLDNAQGLIEGIANNGIYQNGGWRVVKRGEMVYQADRIIYDCLAIKDMT encoded by the coding sequence ATGAATACCCTTTTGGATGCATTACAGGAAGGAAGGCTCATTGAGTTGCCCGACAATAATAAGGATGACGCCTTACAGTTTCTTGCCCACATTATCGAGGCCATACCATCGGTCCGTTCCGGCACCGATGTCGTTGGTCTCGTAACGGCAAGGGAAGCTACGGTGAATACGGCCTTAAGCAAGGGATGGGCAGTGCCCCACGCCAGAATCTCAGGTGAAGGGGACCTGATCTGCGTCATAGGATGGAGTCCCGTAGGGATCGACTACGGCGCCCCCGGCGGAACTCCCGTCTCAATCATCGCCATGTTCCTTGTGCCCGACGACCAGCGGAACCACTACCTGAGAGAGGTCTCAACCCTCGCGAGAGCTCTTACGACATATGCTGAGATGGATAAACTCTGTGCCGCCGCCGAGTTGAACGACGTGAGGGATATTCTCCTTGACCTTATCAGTGCGACAAGCGAGGCTGCCGGTCCTGATACCCGTGCGCGTATGATCCAGCTCCAGACCAAGGCGACTGTGGAGACGGCGCCTGTCAGAGACCTTTCAAGGTTTGTCATTGAGCCGGTGACGCTTGTTGCAAGTCCAGGATCAAAGTCCGTGGTCCTCACCCAGAATCATGAGCTCACTGTATCCCTGGATAACGCGCAAGGCCTGATTGAAGGGATCGCCAACAACGGCATTTACCAGAACGGGGGATGGCGCGTGGTGAAGCGAGGGGAGATGGTCTACCAGGCGGATCGCATAATCTACGATTGCCTTGCCATAAAAGATATGACTTAA
- the mgtA gene encoding magnesium-translocating P-type ATPase: protein MMGKGSFKRDSGNTADWSGARRGPAAAPDSERRLFELCTLPVSEALDALGATPQGLAAEEAEERLDEYGPNEMAHIRRRGFWSDILERCKSPLVIQLLVIAVVSALIGEIKSTAIVSAMVVLSIGLAYVIDRRSNLAVEALGKRVQPRTLLLRDGKEIEIRVSEIVPGDIVFLHAGSIVPADLRLITAKDFFVNQSSLSGESMAVEKTSDPGPVSAGRIPWELPNACFRGSNVTSGTGRGVVINTGMQTVFGSISARLAIRPEQTSFDIGVKSFTWLMIRFMIVMVSAVFFIVGLTKGNWMEALLFGLSVAVGLTPEMLPMIVTVNLAKGALTMSKKKVIVKHLPSIQNFGAIDILCTDKTGTLTQDRVILEQHVDITGHSSEDVLNYAYLNSYFQTGLQSLIDRAVLDSADLYVDQNRLVDELPFDFQRRRMSVVVDYEGSHVLICKGAVEEIYACSSHYQIGEEIYPLIGVIREDLFEAVEDFNEDGYRVLAIGYREFSRDKTSFTVADETDLVLLGYIAFLDPPKDSATEALKLLKGAGVKVKVLTGDNGLVTRKICRDVGLTTDRIVTGGDLSRFSAEEFSRAVMEEDVFVKLTPAQKEEIVRTLRQKGHVVGFMGDGINDAPALKAADVGISVDSAVDVAKEAADIVLLEKNLLILEEGIIEGRKVFANIVKYIRMGASSNFGNMFSVLGASYLLPFLPMQPIQVLTNNLLYDFSQTGIPMDKVDDELIAKPLKWNIGNVKRFMAFIGPVSSIFDYATFALMWFFFHCNAFVNTATTPQNKEMLERLFQTGWFVESLLTQTLIVHIIRTRKIPFIGSRASVHLTLTTLAIMAIGVWLPYSPFASTLGMAPLPLSYWLWITVFLIMYAVLTHGVKNWFFKRYGGD, encoded by the coding sequence ATGATGGGGAAAGGTTCGTTCAAAAGAGATTCAGGAAATACAGCCGATTGGTCCGGAGCAAGACGAGGTCCGGCTGCGGCGCCGGATAGTGAACGGCGCCTCTTCGAGCTTTGCACTCTTCCCGTATCTGAAGCTCTTGACGCCCTTGGCGCCACCCCTCAAGGCCTTGCCGCTGAAGAGGCCGAAGAACGCCTTGATGAATACGGTCCCAACGAAATGGCTCATATCAGGCGGAGAGGCTTCTGGAGTGATATTCTGGAACGATGCAAGAGTCCGCTTGTGATTCAGCTTCTGGTTATTGCGGTTGTATCAGCCCTGATCGGAGAGATTAAGTCGACGGCGATTGTAAGCGCCATGGTCGTGCTTAGCATAGGGCTTGCCTACGTTATCGACAGGCGCTCAAACCTTGCGGTGGAAGCTCTCGGCAAAAGGGTCCAGCCCCGGACTCTTCTTCTAAGGGACGGCAAAGAGATCGAGATCAGGGTCTCGGAGATCGTCCCCGGAGATATCGTCTTCCTTCATGCGGGGTCGATAGTCCCGGCAGACCTTCGCCTCATTACGGCGAAAGATTTTTTTGTCAACCAATCTTCCCTTTCCGGAGAATCAATGGCGGTGGAGAAGACCTCCGATCCAGGTCCGGTATCGGCAGGCCGTATTCCGTGGGAACTGCCCAATGCATGTTTCAGGGGAAGTAACGTCACAAGCGGCACAGGGCGCGGGGTGGTCATAAATACTGGCATGCAGACGGTCTTTGGCTCCATCTCGGCCCGCCTCGCCATTCGGCCCGAACAGACGAGCTTTGATATTGGCGTCAAGTCCTTCACATGGCTCATGATCCGATTCATGATCGTCATGGTCAGCGCCGTCTTCTTTATCGTAGGCCTGACAAAAGGCAACTGGATGGAGGCGCTGCTCTTCGGCCTTTCCGTAGCGGTGGGACTTACGCCAGAAATGTTGCCCATGATTGTCACCGTGAACCTCGCCAAAGGTGCGCTCACCATGTCGAAGAAGAAGGTCATAGTGAAACACCTCCCTTCCATCCAAAACTTCGGGGCCATCGATATTCTCTGTACGGACAAGACGGGGACTCTCACCCAGGATAGGGTTATTCTTGAGCAGCATGTGGACATCACCGGCCACTCAAGCGAGGATGTCCTGAACTACGCCTATCTGAACAGTTATTTTCAGACAGGCCTCCAGAGTCTCATTGACCGCGCTGTCCTTGATTCAGCAGACCTTTACGTGGATCAGAACCGTCTCGTCGATGAGCTTCCCTTCGATTTTCAGCGCCGCCGTATGTCGGTGGTGGTCGACTATGAAGGAAGCCATGTCCTCATATGCAAAGGCGCGGTTGAGGAGATATACGCCTGTTCCAGCCATTACCAGATCGGCGAGGAGATCTATCCGCTCATCGGGGTAATCCGGGAAGACCTTTTTGAGGCGGTAGAGGATTTCAACGAAGATGGTTATCGTGTCCTCGCCATCGGCTACCGGGAATTCTCAAGGGATAAGACCTCATTTACGGTGGCTGATGAAACGGATCTTGTTCTCTTGGGGTATATCGCCTTCCTCGACCCTCCCAAGGATTCCGCCACTGAGGCCCTGAAGCTGCTGAAGGGAGCAGGGGTGAAAGTCAAGGTGCTGACCGGTGACAACGGCCTGGTCACGAGAAAGATCTGTCGGGATGTAGGTCTTACCACCGATCGGATCGTCACGGGCGGAGACCTTTCCCGTTTTTCCGCCGAGGAGTTTTCCCGGGCGGTAATGGAAGAGGATGTGTTTGTCAAGCTCACGCCGGCGCAGAAAGAAGAAATTGTCAGGACGCTGCGGCAAAAAGGTCATGTCGTCGGGTTCATGGGTGACGGCATAAACGACGCCCCCGCCCTCAAGGCGGCCGATGTCGGCATATCGGTCGATTCAGCGGTCGACGTAGCAAAAGAGGCGGCGGATATCGTGCTTCTCGAAAAGAACCTCCTCATTCTCGAAGAAGGTATTATTGAGGGACGGAAGGTCTTTGCGAATATCGTCAAATATATCAGGATGGGTGCGAGTTCTAACTTCGGAAACATGTTCAGCGTCTTAGGCGCGAGCTATTTGCTGCCGTTTCTGCCGATGCAGCCCATACAGGTCCTGACGAACAACCTGCTCTATGATTTTTCGCAAACCGGTATTCCCATGGACAAGGTCGATGACGAACTCATAGCCAAACCCCTAAAATGGAACATCGGCAATGTCAAGCGTTTCATGGCTTTCATCGGACCCGTAAGCTCCATCTTCGACTATGCCACCTTCGCGCTTATGTGGTTCTTTTTTCACTGCAACGCTTTCGTCAATACGGCCACGACTCCTCAGAACAAGGAAATGCTGGAGAGGCTCTTTCAGACGGGATGGTTCGTGGAATCCCTCCTTACCCAGACCCTCATTGTCCATATCATCAGGACCAGGAAGATCCCCTTTATCGGGAGCCGCGCCTCGGTCCATCTTACCCTCACAACGCTCGCCATTATGGCTATCGGTGTCTGGCTGCCATACTCGCCATTCGCATCGACCCTGGGCATGGCGCCACTCCCTCTCTCCTACTGGCTCTGGATCACCGTTTTTCTTATCATGTACGCTGTATTGACACACGGCGTGAAGAACTGGTTCTTCAAACGTTATGGAGGTGATTGA